CCTGCGGCGGAACCAACGGGCGAGTTCCAGCACGCGCTCGCGTTCGGCGTCGCTTGTCGGCGCGTCAAGATAGGCACGCGCTTCGGCCGGCGTGACTCGGCGTTCTCGCAGCGCGTCGATCCTGTTCGAGTCACCCATGTTCACTCTCCGACTCGAGCGCGCGGAGCAACCGGATGTCCTCGATGTCTTTCGGCCGCGCGGCGAGTCACCACTCCGCACGGAGGGTCTGCCCGACAGAACCCGCGCCTCAGCGCTGCAGAACGCACGGGCCGAAGCCCGTGCGCTCCATGTGGGAGGCGACCGCTACGAGCGGCCTTCGAGGAACGCCTTCAGCTTGCGGCTGCGCGACGGGTGGCGCAGCTTGCGGAGCGCCTTGGCCTCGATCTGCCTGATGCGCTCGCGTGTGACGGCGAAGTTCTGGCCAACTTCCTCGAGCGTGTGCTCGCTGCCGTCGCCCACGCCGAACCGCATCTTGATGACGCGCTCTTCGCGCGGCGTCAGCGTCTTCAGCACGTCGTCTGTCTGTTCCTTGAGGTTCAGATTGATGACGGCCTCGGCCGGCGACACGATGTTGCGATCCTCGATGAAGTCGCCGAGGTGCGAATCCTCTTCCTCGCCGATCGGTGTCTCGAGCGAGATCGGCTCCTGCGCGATCTTGAGGACCTTGCGGACCTTCGCGACGGGGATGTCCATCCGCTGCGCGATCTCCTCGGAGGTCGGTTCGCGCCCTAGTTCCTGCACGATCGCGCGCGTGATGGCCTGACGGATCCACCACGTGGCGTACGTCGAGTAC
This genomic window from Acidobacteriota bacterium contains:
- a CDS encoding sigma-70 family RNA polymerase sigma factor; this encodes YSTYATWWIRQAITRAIVQELGREPTSEEIAQRMDIPVAKVRKVLKIAQEPISLETPIGEEEDSHLGDFIEDRNIVSPAEAVINLNLKEQTDDVLKTLTPREERVIKMRFGVGDGSEHTLEEVGQNFAVTRERIRQIEAKALRKLRHPSRSRKLKAFLEGRS